AGTTCGCGACGTTCTTGAGCAAGTCGATAAAGACAATAATCTTTTTCTTTTTAAAGGCACCTCGAGTGAGGCCTATATCAAAAATTTTTCCTGGATAAGAAAAAGAAAGATCCGCAAGATTCTAGAAAATACGGACATTCAGACGTTGACCTCTGAAAAAGCCGTTGAAAGATATGCAATTGAATTAGGTTCCGTTTTGTTTGGCAAAACAGACAGTATTCTTCGTTGGACAAAAAATCCCAAGGAAACCCGCCTTGAAGAATCCACCGTTATTTTAATTAAAGAAAAACTTTTGCAAGATGGACTTGTACAAACCTGGAGCACGATTCGCGACCCCCGCGACGTGACGGCTTTTAGAAAAGGTCTGGATAAAGTCGCTGCTTTTACCCACAGCAAAACTTTTGAGCTTTTGCGCTTTCCGTTTGCTTTGCCCAGCCTGAAGAATTCAGAAATTCCGCCAGCACTGATGTTTAAAATTGTGCGCGACGGGTTTAAAGCTCACGCCGAAGAAGCGCGTATCGCTTTGAAGTCGCAAACCAAAATTGATGCTTACAATACTTTCCGCAAAGTCTATAGCTCCGTCTTTTTTAGTATTGTTATGATTTTTAATATTCAAACAGGTTACGAGCAAATGACCGCTCTGCACCAACAACAAGTCGACACTGTGATTCATCAGATCAAAGAAAGCCGAAACGTCATGGAGTCGATGGTCGAACAACTGAAAAAAGAACAGTTCGAAGAGGCCTATCGCGGAGCTGAAGCCGACTTCATTCAAAAATGGGGCGAGCCCCCAACAGCCGCCGAAAAACAGATTCTTCGCGCGAAAATTGCGGAAGCTTTGCACTACACTCCTGAAAGCGCTTCACACTAAATGCATTATACGATTTTTTTGACGGGCGCTGCCGGCTGACCGAGCAAAGCCTGTTTAAGCGCCAGAAACGCCGGCTTATGAAACGGTTGTCCCAGTGTCACTTCGATATAGGTCAACGCTTGCGCCGGTGTTTTCGGATTCGGATTGTTCACGGAAGGCATTACGATTTCCGAAAAACAATCCGCAAGCGCCACGATTCTGGCGAACGGATTCATCTTAATGTCACGAATACGGCGAGGATATCCCTGCCCCGGCGCATTTTCATGATGCTCCAAAACAATTGCGATAATATCGTCGGAAATCGAAGGCATGCTTCTTAGAATTTCAACACCGCGATACACATGACTTTCGTATGCCGCCGTCTGATCGCGGTTCATGGCATGGCGAGGCAGCTCAAGGATTTCGTCAGGAAGCTCTTTCATTCCTACATCATGAAGAAGCGCACCGAGCGCCAGCTTTTCAAGATTCTGGGCCAGGGTCCATTTCATCGCCCGCGCGACGATCACTGAAATAGCCGACACCATCATTGAGTGACGGATCAGTTCGTCGTTAAGCTTCGACATCATTTCAATGACGTTGCCGATATCAGGTTTATTGTCGACAAGTGTTTGGATGGATTTACTGACGATCTTGGAATGTTCCATGGACTGGTGATCGAATCCCAGGTGCTCGATCTCTTTAAAAATGGAATCGGCGGCCAATGCCAGGAACTGGGCCTTGCGCTCTTCGCTGAATTTTTCGCTGTCGAGAACAATTCCGGCGACTGTCAGAGTTTGCCCGACGCATTTGTGAAAGTCCGACTTTCTGACGTAAAGCCATTCGGCCTTTTCGGGGAAGTGCATCTGGTCAAAGTTGACCTTTGAGCCTTCTTTAAGAATCATCACATAATTTGTTTCTGAGAGTTTAAGAAAGATATCCACGGGAACCTGAGTTCCGGAGATGAATTCACTCCTTGAAACTGCCACGTAGTCGTCCTGAATCTTCGTGTCCATCCACAACTTATCGGTTGTTTAGAAAAATTACTGGAGTTCGCCTCAACTTGAGACGTTGGTGAAGGCTGGTGTTCTTTTGCATCTTGTATTCGTTCAGTTTGCTCGAGTCTTTTTTGACGTTACGGAATTTACTTCTACCCTGAAGTTATCAACGGCGGAGGCAGCATGAATTCAATGAGCAAAAATGTTCTGACGGGTTTAGGTTTTGGCGTCTTGGGATACGCCCTTTACACGCTGACGCGAAATACGGTTCGCTATTGCAACTTTAAAGAAAAAGTCGTGGTGATC
This region of Bdellovibrio sp. 22V genomic DNA includes:
- a CDS encoding HD domain-containing phosphohydrolase; protein product: MDTKIQDDYVAVSRSEFISGTQVPVDIFLKLSETNYVMILKEGSKVNFDQMHFPEKAEWLYVRKSDFHKCVGQTLTVAGIVLDSEKFSEERKAQFLALAADSIFKEIEHLGFDHQSMEHSKIVSKSIQTLVDNKPDIGNVIEMMSKLNDELIRHSMMVSAISVIVARAMKWTLAQNLEKLALGALLHDVGMKELPDEILELPRHAMNRDQTAAYESHVYRGVEILRSMPSISDDIIAIVLEHHENAPGQGYPRRIRDIKMNPFARIVALADCFSEIVMPSVNNPNPKTPAQALTYIEVTLGQPFHKPAFLALKQALLGQPAAPVKKIV